A section of the Clostridium sp. TW13 genome encodes:
- a CDS encoding family 1 glycosylhydrolase: MAFRKDFLWGGATAANQFEGAYLEDGKGLSTADVMTNGSHKSSRRITYTMPDGTKKSQTVLPFQSIPEGAILECHEGEYYPSHQAIDFYHNYKEDIALFAEMGFKCFRLSINWARIFPNGDDAVPNEKGLEFYDNVFDELLKYGIEPVVTISHYETPLALANNYGGWLDRRVIDFYVNYCNTIFNRYKNKVKYWMTFNEINIMDFMPVFAGGVTKSDAKSKAQAVYHQFLGSAKVVQSGHKINPEFKIGMMTAYGSTYALSCNTEDELLLMKSDQQRHFFSDVQCRGVYPQYKLKEYERLGIKLDKQEGDDEILKNGTVDYIGFSYYSSSVVSTDESKRVTDGNMSTSILNPYLKSTDWGWQIDPTGLRLALNRLQERYNLPLFIVENGMGAIDKVEADGSVHDDYRIEYLARHIEAMKKAVEEDGVNLMGFTPWGCIDLVSAGTGEMRKRYGFIYVDKNDDGNGPLTRSKKDSFDWYKKVISSNGEDVSL, from the coding sequence ATGGCATTTAGAAAAGATTTTTTATGGGGTGGAGCTACAGCAGCTAACCAATTCGAGGGAGCATATTTAGAAGATGGTAAAGGATTAAGTACTGCTGATGTTATGACAAATGGAAGTCATAAGTCATCAAGAAGAATTACTTATACTATGCCTGATGGAACTAAAAAATCACAAACAGTTTTACCTTTTCAATCAATTCCAGAAGGAGCAATATTAGAATGTCATGAAGGAGAATATTATCCAAGTCATCAAGCTATAGATTTTTATCACAATTATAAAGAAGATATAGCATTATTTGCTGAAATGGGCTTTAAGTGTTTCAGATTATCAATTAACTGGGCAAGAATTTTCCCCAATGGTGATGATGCAGTACCTAATGAAAAAGGTTTAGAGTTCTATGACAATGTATTTGATGAATTATTAAAATACGGAATTGAACCAGTAGTTACAATTTCTCATTATGAAACTCCACTTGCTTTGGCTAATAATTATGGTGGATGGTTAGACAGAAGAGTGATTGATTTCTATGTAAACTACTGCAACACAATCTTTAATAGATATAAAAACAAGGTTAAGTATTGGATGACTTTTAATGAAATTAACATAATGGATTTTATGCCTGTTTTTGCAGGTGGAGTTACTAAGAGTGATGCCAAATCAAAAGCACAAGCTGTTTATCATCAATTCTTAGGAAGTGCCAAAGTGGTACAATCGGGACATAAAATTAATCCTGAATTTAAAATTGGTATGATGACTGCTTATGGATCTACATATGCTTTGAGTTGTAATACAGAAGATGAATTATTGTTAATGAAATCAGATCAACAAAGACATTTCTTCTCTGATGTTCAATGTCGTGGTGTTTACCCTCAATATAAGTTGAAGGAATATGAAAGATTAGGGATAAAACTAGATAAGCAAGAAGGAGACGATGAGATACTTAAGAATGGTACTGTTGATTATATTGGTTTCTCATATTACTCAAGTTCAGTAGTAAGTACTGATGAATCTAAAAGGGTAACTGATGGAAATATGTCTACTTCAATCTTAAATCCTTATTTAAAATCAACTGATTGGGGATGGCAGATTGATCCTACTGGATTAAGACTTGCATTAAATAGATTACAAGAAAGATATAATCTGCCTTTATTCATTGTTGAAAATGGTATGGGAGCTATTGATAAGGTAGAAGCAGATGGTTCTGTTCATGATGATTATCGTATTGAATATTTAGCTAGACATATTGAGGCAATGAAAAAAGCTGTTGAAGAAGATGGAGTAAATCTAATGGGCTTCACTCCATGGGGATGTATTGATCTTGTATCAGCAGGTACTGGAGAAATGAGAAAGCGTTACGGATTCATTTATGTAGATAAAAATGATGATGGCAATGGTCCTCTAACAAGAAGTAAAAAAGATTCATTTGATTGGTACAAGAAGGTTATTAGTTCAAATGGAGAGGACGTAAGTCTATAA